AGACTGCATGATTCACATTCCAATGTTGTACAAAAATGCATGTTTCAGATTGTTAAAACAAACATCTCCAAGTACACTTGCTATCTGATGAGAGaacaacaaattacattttatgtaaGGGGCAAAGTCTTTCAGCTGCAATGCGTATACTGCGCTATAGTCACTGTGAACCACATATAAATACTATAGTAGTACAACATTAAATTGGAGATCCAGTAATTCATAAAAAAGGCAGATTGCTTAACAGACGGTTCACTAAGGTCAGAGAAATCATGGGGCAATTATGTGAAGAGAAAGACATGGGTACCTGTAAAACAATCGGGTTGGGAGTCATGCAGCACACATAACCTGATCCATTCTGGCCTGCAGCTCAAAAGCATCGGGCCGATCCTGAGGGTTGACCGCAAGCATGTCTTGAAGCAGCTTCCTCACCCCATCAGACATGCATGACCTGCGTTTCTGTGGGATGCTGAGTACCATCTTTGGATTCTCTAGCAGTGCCTCACCCACTGGCACAATGTCTGCTCCTTGTCTCACATATGTTCCCAGCAGCTCCCGCTTAGACTCTGCATCAATGAAAGTAATTCTCTCCAACATTGCCCAGATGATGATGCCTAGGGCAAATATGTCCGCCTTGGCTGTGTAATGGCCCTCCCACACTTCGGGAGCCATATAGAAGTCTGAGCCGCACGCTGATGACAACCAAAACTTGTTGACATTGACGTTTTTGTTCTTATCTTCGCCTTCTTTGCCCTCGCTGGCGTTACCCAAACCAGCACAAACTTTACTCAGGCCAAAGTCGGCCACCTTGAGCACCGGAGTCCCTGACTTCTCTGAGATGAGGATGTTGTCAGGTTTGAGGTCTCTGTGGACAATGTTGTTTTCATGCAGGAAAGCAACGGCACTGGTCAACTGGAGCATAAAGCTGTTGTTGGTTCGTGGGTTGGGCCGACGAGACAGGATGAACTGGTTGAGATCACCGCCTTCACAGAATTCCATGACGAACCAGAGGTAACAAGGCTCCTCTGGAGGACTGAGCACTCTTTCACCTGAAAAGGACACACACCAGTCATTCGCACAGCGATGTAATGTTACAACACTCCATGTAGTTACATATGAAAACAAAGACCTATTTTGCTATAACCAAAACATAGAATATTGATGATTTGGACACGTCACTGAGAAAATATACAAGGCCATCAGATACAGACATGGTTTATTAGAGATTTTGTTGTGAAATGATTACCGTTTCCAAACAACTAAGTGAATGTGCACTCTTACTACCTGACCGTAGGTATAGGTGCCACTCCAATCCCACTGGACATGTCCTGCCTTTCTTTATCAGGGtgtgtctgaaaatgttttgtgtggaGGAGTATCTGAATTACAACACAATGAGACTTCGTGGAACCAGTTCACAGTATCTCTAACATGCTTTGGCATATATTGTCAATTTTCAGCGAAAAAATATGTCAACCTGAGCAGCGGAAGAGTTAAACAAAATCATTAATGACTCACTGtaagccaaaaaaataaatggtatTCATTATTCACAGACTGACTATTTGCATTGCTAGAACCACTCCATACAGGCCATTGACTGAGAGGTATATTTCAAATATCAGGGCGATATAACTGCACACAAGTGGACACTTATGAGCAACAAGAAATCATCTGTTGTTCGGTGTGATAGTTGATATAAATCAGTCTTTCACAATAGTACCATGATGTAATTGAAGAACACTAAACCTGCATAGCACATGAAGACAGCCTTTACAATGAAGCTAAAACTTTGTTGACGTGATTGATTTGGCAGAAGTGTAGTGGTTGTCAATGGAATGTGACAAATACCTCTGTGAATACAGCCAACCCAGTAGACTCCATTTTAGTGAGTCCGAGCCTCGGGAGCTCCCTCACAAAATCTGCCCATCCCCCCAACGAGTCAGTGTCATGGCGACAACAACAATTCTACTTGAAAGGAAATTTCATAAGACAAAGCTAGACATACAAACTGAACCTTACAGgcatacatttttcttttgggCCGCTGAAATTTAGCTACAGGGTAGCGCCACAAATGCCAAGGCAAAAAGCAAAACCACCAAGATTAAACATCCTCCTCTGGGTTAGCTAAATCGCATTACCATTGTGATGTGACTGATAAGACACTCACCGAAACTGTTAATCATTAGGTCTCAATGATcaatcatttgaaaaaagacCCCAGCATTACCATATATACCGTATGACCATACTTACAGTAAAGCAGTGTCGAAATCTGAGGAACTACCTCCTGCTTCGGATAGCAAAccaaaactacattaaaataTCTTGAAATTTAAGGATACGTCGGCTTTATCGGACGATCACCAAAACTCTTTGCTAGAACAAAACAGTTTCTGAAGTTTCAAAGACTGCTGCTTTAATGCGGCATTTGGGAAACCAAAAAGTAGCACTTAGCACTCTTAAGTCGGGGGAAGTGACTCAGCTCAAACACATAACGTTGGAGAACTACAGAGACTCACCTTTTAGTGAGGTCTCCACCAGGCGCAGGTACTGTTTGGACCGTTTGTTCCCATGACTCATTTTCTGGGCCATACCGTTCCTCTGGAGGACACACTCTTCCAGCTGCACCACATTTTGATGCCGTTTCTCAAGACTTGCCAGCGCCCAGAACTCCTGCAGGGCGAGCTCCACGTTTTCCGGCGCGTCGCATCGCAGTTTCTTCACAGCAACTTTAGCACCCGACCTCCGGGCCACCGCTTCATACACAACGCCGTATGTACCCCTTCCCACCTCCCTCAGCAGGCTGTAGCGGGGCGCTATGACCCTCCGCTCCAGGCTGTCCTGCTTGAAGAGGCCGGTTTCCTCCTCCATGTCATGGTCTTCTTCCGTGTTTCCCACGCTCAGACACCGAAGCACACTGGATTCGTCAGCTCGTGCTCCGGTTTGTTGTCTGCAGCAGGCTCGCGCGCTCCTCGTGCGTCTCCGCCAGTTGTCCCCACCAAATGTATCCATACGTCCCCGTGAATCTTTCACGATTCAAatattagattaaaaaaagtgtCCACATGTTGGCAACCACGGCTACGTCCACGCGGCTCGTCACTCTCACTGACTGGTGAAAACAGGACTGAAACTTGCTCAGCAATGTAGgttaaagagagagggagggtagATCGCTTCAATGTACTGGGACATTTCCGGTCGagaccttcaaaataaaatgcgtTTTAGACTACGTTTCTTGTCAGGTGTGCTAAGTTCACGAGTTGAATTCATTGACGCGGGATctattgttaaaaaaagaaaccacacAATTcatagtttttgcttttttaggGAAATGATTATGCCTATATTTCACCAGCTGGCGCCTTATTACTTTAAAGTCACACTCTGTGACCTAACTGTAAACACAAGGGTTGCAGCCATCTACAAAAATTCAATgttattcagtttttctgatGACGTTCAAGTTTGGTGGACATAAGTATAATAGGGCcatgatttatttaattgtgctccactgacaaacacaaaaagtgagACTCTTTAAGACAGACTTCTCACGTATATATAATTATACCTGTGATTTACAGGGCGTATGTCAAAAAACTCCCGATTAGTATCATGGATCAAGCAAGCCCCCTTTGTTTAACTGCCCCCATCTCATTTCTACTGTGCCATATTTTAAATACCATAGCAGTTTTGTTTCTGAACGCAGAAATATCTTTAGTTCCGGCATATTTCGGGCTCCATATGGCCGCTTGACGCCCCTTAATGGACGGGTTGAAGTGTTGGGATGTACCATTGCCAAAGAACACGGGGTACCAAAATATATTTGCAGAAAAGCTAGCGTCTTTCTGAGTCGGTGAACCTGCGGTAATTTCTAAACGTTATCTTCAACAAGCAAATGAAAATTTCTACATCAtttgaaaattacagaaatgtatCTTATTTCAACTTATTCCGAAGtgaataattacaataataaacattgtTGTACAA
This genomic interval from Xiphias gladius isolate SHS-SW01 ecotype Sanya breed wild chromosome 21, ASM1685928v1, whole genome shotgun sequence contains the following:
- the LOC120807433 gene encoding serine/threonine-protein kinase 35-like, yielding MDTFGGDNWRRRTRSARACCRQQTGARADESSVLRCLSVGNTEEDHDMEEETGLFKQDSLERRVIAPRYSLLREVGRGTYGVVYEAVARRSGAKVAVKKLRCDAPENVELALQEFWALASLEKRHQNVVQLEECVLQRNGMAQKMSHGNKRSKQYLRLVETSLKGERVLSPPEEPCYLWFVMEFCEGGDLNQFILSRRPNPRTNNSFMLQLTSAVAFLHENNIVHRDLKPDNILISEKSGTPVLKVADFGLSKVCAGLGNASEGKEGEDKNKNVNVNKFWLSSACGSDFYMAPEVWEGHYTAKADIFALGIIIWAMLERITFIDAESKRELLGTYVRQGADIVPVGEALLENPKMVLSIPQKRRSCMSDGVRKLLQDMLAVNPQDRPDAFELQARMDQVMCAA